In Vanacampus margaritifer isolate UIUO_Vmar chromosome 18, RoL_Vmar_1.0, whole genome shotgun sequence, a genomic segment contains:
- the grb7 gene encoding growth factor receptor-bound protein 10 isoform X1: MSQKKSLDKDDVTRPEVRRSQPISIVCARGTSVNSRSVRLSSSAPPVPDPFPELCGTPSPVAMATLSPPSADKHLLKVFGEDDHGRLLHVNDGVAALDVCRMLATTARCSEPENWTLMEVHPALGLERCLEDHEAALEVQAGWAVKGDARLVFCKNYAKYEFFRKPALFFPDAMISDSADGGKRMTSQQLVQDLVQSGSCPEIQGFLHVKDSPRKSWKRAYFFLRRSGLYCSSKGVSKEPRHLHCVADLRDLHVYNVVNAQKLYTAPHRFCFAITPSGSPVRLHHVKMFCADSEQSRTCWTSAFRLFKYGKQLQCNFQRSNWNRQSLDATNLMDGKAKSEASLVAMDFSGSSGGRVMEDPSEAEWEEGRVWRRREVLRCSLPNLSSSSRPAPALHAGQPWFHGAVSRMRAHRLMERQGLVDGTFLIRTSQQHAECFVLSLCFQMKTKHFLVIPVSASHCEDGGRAYVTMDDGATLFSDLLQLVDFHQINKGILPVCLKHPCVCVTL, from the exons ATGTCCCAAAAGAAAAGTTTGGACAAGGACGACGTCACACGGCCGGAAGTGCGCCGCTCCCAGCCAATCAGCATCGTCTGCGCCAGAGGGACGTCCGTCAACAGCAG GAGCGTGCGTTTGTCGTCGTCAGCTCCGCCCGTCCCCGACCCCTTCCCGGAGTTGTGCGGCACCCCCTCTCCCGTCGCCATGGCGACGCTCTCACCGCCGTCTGCTGACAAACAT CTTCTGAAAGTTTTCGGCGAGGACGATCACGGCCGCTTGCTTCACGTGAACGACGGCGTCGCGGCGCTGGACGTCTGCCGCATGCTGGCCACGACGGCGCGCTGCAGCGAGCCGGAGAACTGGACCCTCATGGAGGTCCATCCTGCGCTCGGCCTGG AGAGGTGCCTGGAGGACCACGAGGCGGCGCTGGAGGTTCAGGCCGGCTGGGCCGTCAAGGGCGACGCGCGACTCGTCTTCTGCAAGAATTACGCCAAGTACGAGTTCTTCCGAAAACCGGCG CTTTTCTTTCCAGACGCCATGATCTCCGACAGCGCCGACGGCGGCAAGCGGATGACATCGCAACAGCTCGTGCag GACCTGGTCCAGTCGGGCTCGTGTCCGGAGATTCAAGGCTTCCTGCACGTGAAGGATTCGCCACGCAAGTCGTGGAAGCGCGCGTACTTCTTCCTGCGCCGTTCGGGTCTTTATTGCTCGTCCAAGGGCGTGTCCAAGGAACCGCGACATCTGCACTGCGTGGCCGACCTGCGCGACCTTCACGTCTACAACGTCGTCAACGCGCAAAAACTTTACACCGCGCCGCACCGCTTTTGCTTCGCCATCACG ccTTCAGGAAGTCCGGTCCGCCTTCACCACGTGAAGATGTTTTGCGCTGACAGCGAGCAGAGCCGAACGTGCTGGACGTCGGCCTTCCGATTGTTTAAG TATGGGAAGCAGCTCCAGTGCAACTTCCAACGGTCCAATTGGAACCGGCAGAGTTTGGACGCTACCAACCTGATGGACGGCAAA gccAAGTCGGAGGCCAGCCTGGTGGCCATGGACTTTTCCGGAAGTTCGGGCGGTCGAGTCATGGAGGACCCGAGCGAAGCCGAGTGGGAGGAGGGGCGAGTGTGGAGG CGTCGGGAAGTTCTTCGTTGCAGCCTGCCCAACTTGAGCTCGTCCTCGCGACCGGCCC CAGCGCTGCACGCCGGCCAGCCGTGGTTCCACGGCGCCGTGTCCCGCATGCGAGCGCACAGGCTGATGGAGAGGCAGGGCCTCGTCGACGG GACGTTCCTGATCCGCACGAGTCAGCAGCACGCCGAGTGCTTCGTGTTGTCGTTGTGCTTCCAGATGAAGACCAAACACTTCCTGGTCATCCCCGTGAGCGCAtcgcac TGCGAGGACGGCGGTCGCGCTTACGTGACGATGGACGACGGCGCCACGCTCTTCTCGGACCTGCTGCAGCTGGTGGACTTCCATCAGATCAACAAGGGCATCCTGCCCGTCTGCCTCAAGCAcccgtgcgtgtgcgtgaccCTATGA
- the grb7 gene encoding growth factor receptor-bound protein 10 isoform X3, whose product MSQKKSLDKDDVTRPEVRRSQPISIVCARGTSVNSRSVRLSSSAPPVPDPFPELCGTPSPVAMATLSPPSADKHLLKVFGEDDHGRLLHVNDGVAALDVCRMLATTARCSEPENWTLMEVHPALGLERCLEDHEAALEVQAGWAVKGDARLVFCKNYAKYEFFRKPALFFPDAMISDSADGGKRMTSQQLVQDLVQSGSCPEIQGFLHVKDSPRKSWKRAYFFLRRSGLYCSSKGVSKEPRHLHCVADLRDLHVYNVVNAQKLYTAPHRFCFAITPSGSPVRLHHVKMFCADSEQSRTCWTSAFRLFKYGKQLQCNFQRSNWNRQSLDATNLMDGKAKSEASLVAMDFSGSSGGRVMEDPSEAEWEEGRVWRRREVLRCSLPNLSSSSRPAPALHAGQPWFHGAVSRMRAHRLMERQGLVDGTFLIRTSQQHAECFVLSLCFQMKTKHFLVIPCEDGGRAYVTMDDGATLFSDLLQLVDFHQINKGILPVCLKHPCVCVTL is encoded by the exons ATGTCCCAAAAGAAAAGTTTGGACAAGGACGACGTCACACGGCCGGAAGTGCGCCGCTCCCAGCCAATCAGCATCGTCTGCGCCAGAGGGACGTCCGTCAACAGCAG GAGCGTGCGTTTGTCGTCGTCAGCTCCGCCCGTCCCCGACCCCTTCCCGGAGTTGTGCGGCACCCCCTCTCCCGTCGCCATGGCGACGCTCTCACCGCCGTCTGCTGACAAACAT CTTCTGAAAGTTTTCGGCGAGGACGATCACGGCCGCTTGCTTCACGTGAACGACGGCGTCGCGGCGCTGGACGTCTGCCGCATGCTGGCCACGACGGCGCGCTGCAGCGAGCCGGAGAACTGGACCCTCATGGAGGTCCATCCTGCGCTCGGCCTGG AGAGGTGCCTGGAGGACCACGAGGCGGCGCTGGAGGTTCAGGCCGGCTGGGCCGTCAAGGGCGACGCGCGACTCGTCTTCTGCAAGAATTACGCCAAGTACGAGTTCTTCCGAAAACCGGCG CTTTTCTTTCCAGACGCCATGATCTCCGACAGCGCCGACGGCGGCAAGCGGATGACATCGCAACAGCTCGTGCag GACCTGGTCCAGTCGGGCTCGTGTCCGGAGATTCAAGGCTTCCTGCACGTGAAGGATTCGCCACGCAAGTCGTGGAAGCGCGCGTACTTCTTCCTGCGCCGTTCGGGTCTTTATTGCTCGTCCAAGGGCGTGTCCAAGGAACCGCGACATCTGCACTGCGTGGCCGACCTGCGCGACCTTCACGTCTACAACGTCGTCAACGCGCAAAAACTTTACACCGCGCCGCACCGCTTTTGCTTCGCCATCACG ccTTCAGGAAGTCCGGTCCGCCTTCACCACGTGAAGATGTTTTGCGCTGACAGCGAGCAGAGCCGAACGTGCTGGACGTCGGCCTTCCGATTGTTTAAG TATGGGAAGCAGCTCCAGTGCAACTTCCAACGGTCCAATTGGAACCGGCAGAGTTTGGACGCTACCAACCTGATGGACGGCAAA gccAAGTCGGAGGCCAGCCTGGTGGCCATGGACTTTTCCGGAAGTTCGGGCGGTCGAGTCATGGAGGACCCGAGCGAAGCCGAGTGGGAGGAGGGGCGAGTGTGGAGG CGTCGGGAAGTTCTTCGTTGCAGCCTGCCCAACTTGAGCTCGTCCTCGCGACCGGCCC CAGCGCTGCACGCCGGCCAGCCGTGGTTCCACGGCGCCGTGTCCCGCATGCGAGCGCACAGGCTGATGGAGAGGCAGGGCCTCGTCGACGG GACGTTCCTGATCCGCACGAGTCAGCAGCACGCCGAGTGCTTCGTGTTGTCGTTGTGCTTCCAGATGAAGACCAAACACTTCCTGGTCATCCCC TGCGAGGACGGCGGTCGCGCTTACGTGACGATGGACGACGGCGCCACGCTCTTCTCGGACCTGCTGCAGCTGGTGGACTTCCATCAGATCAACAAGGGCATCCTGCCCGTCTGCCTCAAGCAcccgtgcgtgtgcgtgaccCTATGA
- the grb7 gene encoding growth factor receptor-bound protein 10 isoform X4: MSQKKSLDKDDVTRPEVRRSQPISIVCARGTSVNSRSVRLSSSAPPVPDPFPELCGTPSPVAMATLSPPSADKHLLKVFGEDDHGRLLHVNDGVAALDVCRMLATTARCSEPENWTLMEVHPALGLERCLEDHEAALEVQAGWAVKGDARLVFCKNYAKYEFFRKPALFFPDAMISDSADGGKRMTSQQLVQDLVQSGSCPEIQGFLHVKDSPRKSWKRAYFFLRRSGLYCSSKGVSKEPRHLHCVADLRDLHVYNVVNAQKLYTAPHRFCFAITPSGSPVRLHHVKMFCADSEQSRTCWTSAFRLFKYGKQLQCNFQRSNWNRQSLDATNLMDGKAKSEASLVAMDFSGSSGGRVMEDPSEAEWEEGRVWRRREVLRCSLPNLSSSSRPAPLHAGQPWFHGAVSRMRAHRLMERQGLVDGTFLIRTSQQHAECFVLSLCFQMKTKHFLVIPCEDGGRAYVTMDDGATLFSDLLQLVDFHQINKGILPVCLKHPCVCVTL; encoded by the exons ATGTCCCAAAAGAAAAGTTTGGACAAGGACGACGTCACACGGCCGGAAGTGCGCCGCTCCCAGCCAATCAGCATCGTCTGCGCCAGAGGGACGTCCGTCAACAGCAG GAGCGTGCGTTTGTCGTCGTCAGCTCCGCCCGTCCCCGACCCCTTCCCGGAGTTGTGCGGCACCCCCTCTCCCGTCGCCATGGCGACGCTCTCACCGCCGTCTGCTGACAAACAT CTTCTGAAAGTTTTCGGCGAGGACGATCACGGCCGCTTGCTTCACGTGAACGACGGCGTCGCGGCGCTGGACGTCTGCCGCATGCTGGCCACGACGGCGCGCTGCAGCGAGCCGGAGAACTGGACCCTCATGGAGGTCCATCCTGCGCTCGGCCTGG AGAGGTGCCTGGAGGACCACGAGGCGGCGCTGGAGGTTCAGGCCGGCTGGGCCGTCAAGGGCGACGCGCGACTCGTCTTCTGCAAGAATTACGCCAAGTACGAGTTCTTCCGAAAACCGGCG CTTTTCTTTCCAGACGCCATGATCTCCGACAGCGCCGACGGCGGCAAGCGGATGACATCGCAACAGCTCGTGCag GACCTGGTCCAGTCGGGCTCGTGTCCGGAGATTCAAGGCTTCCTGCACGTGAAGGATTCGCCACGCAAGTCGTGGAAGCGCGCGTACTTCTTCCTGCGCCGTTCGGGTCTTTATTGCTCGTCCAAGGGCGTGTCCAAGGAACCGCGACATCTGCACTGCGTGGCCGACCTGCGCGACCTTCACGTCTACAACGTCGTCAACGCGCAAAAACTTTACACCGCGCCGCACCGCTTTTGCTTCGCCATCACG ccTTCAGGAAGTCCGGTCCGCCTTCACCACGTGAAGATGTTTTGCGCTGACAGCGAGCAGAGCCGAACGTGCTGGACGTCGGCCTTCCGATTGTTTAAG TATGGGAAGCAGCTCCAGTGCAACTTCCAACGGTCCAATTGGAACCGGCAGAGTTTGGACGCTACCAACCTGATGGACGGCAAA gccAAGTCGGAGGCCAGCCTGGTGGCCATGGACTTTTCCGGAAGTTCGGGCGGTCGAGTCATGGAGGACCCGAGCGAAGCCGAGTGGGAGGAGGGGCGAGTGTGGAGG CGTCGGGAAGTTCTTCGTTGCAGCCTGCCCAACTTGAGCTCGTCCTCGCGACCGGCCC CGCTGCACGCCGGCCAGCCGTGGTTCCACGGCGCCGTGTCCCGCATGCGAGCGCACAGGCTGATGGAGAGGCAGGGCCTCGTCGACGG GACGTTCCTGATCCGCACGAGTCAGCAGCACGCCGAGTGCTTCGTGTTGTCGTTGTGCTTCCAGATGAAGACCAAACACTTCCTGGTCATCCCC TGCGAGGACGGCGGTCGCGCTTACGTGACGATGGACGACGGCGCCACGCTCTTCTCGGACCTGCTGCAGCTGGTGGACTTCCATCAGATCAACAAGGGCATCCTGCCCGTCTGCCTCAAGCAcccgtgcgtgtgcgtgaccCTATGA
- the grb7 gene encoding growth factor receptor-bound protein 10 isoform X2 encodes MSQKKSLDKDDVTRPEVRRSQPISIVCARGTSVNSRSVRLSSSAPPVPDPFPELCGTPSPVAMATLSPPSADKHLLKVFGEDDHGRLLHVNDGVAALDVCRMLATTARCSEPENWTLMEVHPALGLERCLEDHEAALEVQAGWAVKGDARLVFCKNYAKYEFFRKPALFFPDAMISDSADGGKRMTSQQLVQDLVQSGSCPEIQGFLHVKDSPRKSWKRAYFFLRRSGLYCSSKGVSKEPRHLHCVADLRDLHVYNVVNAQKLYTAPHRFCFAITPSGSPVRLHHVKMFCADSEQSRTCWTSAFRLFKYGKQLQCNFQRSNWNRQSLDATNLMDGKAKSEASLVAMDFSGSSGGRVMEDPSEAEWEEGRVWRRREVLRCSLPNLSSSSRPAPLHAGQPWFHGAVSRMRAHRLMERQGLVDGTFLIRTSQQHAECFVLSLCFQMKTKHFLVIPVSASHCEDGGRAYVTMDDGATLFSDLLQLVDFHQINKGILPVCLKHPCVCVTL; translated from the exons ATGTCCCAAAAGAAAAGTTTGGACAAGGACGACGTCACACGGCCGGAAGTGCGCCGCTCCCAGCCAATCAGCATCGTCTGCGCCAGAGGGACGTCCGTCAACAGCAG GAGCGTGCGTTTGTCGTCGTCAGCTCCGCCCGTCCCCGACCCCTTCCCGGAGTTGTGCGGCACCCCCTCTCCCGTCGCCATGGCGACGCTCTCACCGCCGTCTGCTGACAAACAT CTTCTGAAAGTTTTCGGCGAGGACGATCACGGCCGCTTGCTTCACGTGAACGACGGCGTCGCGGCGCTGGACGTCTGCCGCATGCTGGCCACGACGGCGCGCTGCAGCGAGCCGGAGAACTGGACCCTCATGGAGGTCCATCCTGCGCTCGGCCTGG AGAGGTGCCTGGAGGACCACGAGGCGGCGCTGGAGGTTCAGGCCGGCTGGGCCGTCAAGGGCGACGCGCGACTCGTCTTCTGCAAGAATTACGCCAAGTACGAGTTCTTCCGAAAACCGGCG CTTTTCTTTCCAGACGCCATGATCTCCGACAGCGCCGACGGCGGCAAGCGGATGACATCGCAACAGCTCGTGCag GACCTGGTCCAGTCGGGCTCGTGTCCGGAGATTCAAGGCTTCCTGCACGTGAAGGATTCGCCACGCAAGTCGTGGAAGCGCGCGTACTTCTTCCTGCGCCGTTCGGGTCTTTATTGCTCGTCCAAGGGCGTGTCCAAGGAACCGCGACATCTGCACTGCGTGGCCGACCTGCGCGACCTTCACGTCTACAACGTCGTCAACGCGCAAAAACTTTACACCGCGCCGCACCGCTTTTGCTTCGCCATCACG ccTTCAGGAAGTCCGGTCCGCCTTCACCACGTGAAGATGTTTTGCGCTGACAGCGAGCAGAGCCGAACGTGCTGGACGTCGGCCTTCCGATTGTTTAAG TATGGGAAGCAGCTCCAGTGCAACTTCCAACGGTCCAATTGGAACCGGCAGAGTTTGGACGCTACCAACCTGATGGACGGCAAA gccAAGTCGGAGGCCAGCCTGGTGGCCATGGACTTTTCCGGAAGTTCGGGCGGTCGAGTCATGGAGGACCCGAGCGAAGCCGAGTGGGAGGAGGGGCGAGTGTGGAGG CGTCGGGAAGTTCTTCGTTGCAGCCTGCCCAACTTGAGCTCGTCCTCGCGACCGGCCC CGCTGCACGCCGGCCAGCCGTGGTTCCACGGCGCCGTGTCCCGCATGCGAGCGCACAGGCTGATGGAGAGGCAGGGCCTCGTCGACGG GACGTTCCTGATCCGCACGAGTCAGCAGCACGCCGAGTGCTTCGTGTTGTCGTTGTGCTTCCAGATGAAGACCAAACACTTCCTGGTCATCCCCGTGAGCGCAtcgcac TGCGAGGACGGCGGTCGCGCTTACGTGACGATGGACGACGGCGCCACGCTCTTCTCGGACCTGCTGCAGCTGGTGGACTTCCATCAGATCAACAAGGGCATCCTGCCCGTCTGCCTCAAGCAcccgtgcgtgtgcgtgaccCTATGA
- the grb7 gene encoding growth factor receptor-bound protein 10 isoform X5: protein MSQKKSLDKDDVTRPEVRRSQPISIVCARGTSVNSRSVRLSSSAPPVPDPFPELCGTPSPVAMATLSPPSADKHLLKVFGEDDHGRLLHVNDGVAALDVCRMLATTARCSEPENWTLMEVHPALGLERCLEDHEAALEVQAGWAVKGDARLVFCKNYAKYEFFRKPALFFPDAMISDSADGGKRMTSQQLVQDLVQSGSCPEIQGFLHVKDSPRKSWKRAYFFLRRSGLYCSSKGVSKEPRHLHCVADLRDLHVYNVVNAQKLYTAPHRFCFAITPSGSPVRLHHVKMFCADSEQSRTCWTSAFRLFKYGKQLQCNFQRSNWNRQSLDATNLMDGKAKSEASLVAMDFSGSSGGRVMEDPSEAEWEEGRVWRRREVLRCSLPNLSSSSRPAPALHAGQPWFHGAVSRMRAHRLMERQGLVDG from the exons ATGTCCCAAAAGAAAAGTTTGGACAAGGACGACGTCACACGGCCGGAAGTGCGCCGCTCCCAGCCAATCAGCATCGTCTGCGCCAGAGGGACGTCCGTCAACAGCAG GAGCGTGCGTTTGTCGTCGTCAGCTCCGCCCGTCCCCGACCCCTTCCCGGAGTTGTGCGGCACCCCCTCTCCCGTCGCCATGGCGACGCTCTCACCGCCGTCTGCTGACAAACAT CTTCTGAAAGTTTTCGGCGAGGACGATCACGGCCGCTTGCTTCACGTGAACGACGGCGTCGCGGCGCTGGACGTCTGCCGCATGCTGGCCACGACGGCGCGCTGCAGCGAGCCGGAGAACTGGACCCTCATGGAGGTCCATCCTGCGCTCGGCCTGG AGAGGTGCCTGGAGGACCACGAGGCGGCGCTGGAGGTTCAGGCCGGCTGGGCCGTCAAGGGCGACGCGCGACTCGTCTTCTGCAAGAATTACGCCAAGTACGAGTTCTTCCGAAAACCGGCG CTTTTCTTTCCAGACGCCATGATCTCCGACAGCGCCGACGGCGGCAAGCGGATGACATCGCAACAGCTCGTGCag GACCTGGTCCAGTCGGGCTCGTGTCCGGAGATTCAAGGCTTCCTGCACGTGAAGGATTCGCCACGCAAGTCGTGGAAGCGCGCGTACTTCTTCCTGCGCCGTTCGGGTCTTTATTGCTCGTCCAAGGGCGTGTCCAAGGAACCGCGACATCTGCACTGCGTGGCCGACCTGCGCGACCTTCACGTCTACAACGTCGTCAACGCGCAAAAACTTTACACCGCGCCGCACCGCTTTTGCTTCGCCATCACG ccTTCAGGAAGTCCGGTCCGCCTTCACCACGTGAAGATGTTTTGCGCTGACAGCGAGCAGAGCCGAACGTGCTGGACGTCGGCCTTCCGATTGTTTAAG TATGGGAAGCAGCTCCAGTGCAACTTCCAACGGTCCAATTGGAACCGGCAGAGTTTGGACGCTACCAACCTGATGGACGGCAAA gccAAGTCGGAGGCCAGCCTGGTGGCCATGGACTTTTCCGGAAGTTCGGGCGGTCGAGTCATGGAGGACCCGAGCGAAGCCGAGTGGGAGGAGGGGCGAGTGTGGAGG CGTCGGGAAGTTCTTCGTTGCAGCCTGCCCAACTTGAGCTCGTCCTCGCGACCGGCCC CAGCGCTGCACGCCGGCCAGCCGTGGTTCCACGGCGCCGTGTCCCGCATGCGAGCGCACAGGCTGATGGAGAGGCAGGGCCTCGTCGACGG ATGA
- the grb7 gene encoding growth factor receptor-bound protein 10 isoform X6, with protein sequence MSQKKSLDKDDVTRPEVRRSQPISIVCARGTSVNSRSVRLSSSAPPVPDPFPELCGTPSPVAMATLSPPSADKHLLKVFGEDDHGRLLHVNDGVAALDVCRMLATTARCSEPENWTLMEVHPALGLERCLEDHEAALEVQAGWAVKGDARLVFCKNYAKYEFFRKPALFFPDAMISDSADGGKRMTSQQLVQDLVQSGSCPEIQGFLHVKDSPRKSWKRAYFFLRRSGLYCSSKGVSKEPRHLHCVADLRDLHVYNVVNAQKLYTAPHRFCFAITPSGSPVRLHHVKMFCADSEQSRTCWTSAFRLFKYGKQLQCNFQRSNWNRQSLDATNLMDGKAKSEASLVAMDFSGSSGGRVMEDPSEAEWEEGRVWRRREVLRCSLPNLSSSSRPAPLHAGQPWFHGAVSRMRAHRLMERQGLVDG encoded by the exons ATGTCCCAAAAGAAAAGTTTGGACAAGGACGACGTCACACGGCCGGAAGTGCGCCGCTCCCAGCCAATCAGCATCGTCTGCGCCAGAGGGACGTCCGTCAACAGCAG GAGCGTGCGTTTGTCGTCGTCAGCTCCGCCCGTCCCCGACCCCTTCCCGGAGTTGTGCGGCACCCCCTCTCCCGTCGCCATGGCGACGCTCTCACCGCCGTCTGCTGACAAACAT CTTCTGAAAGTTTTCGGCGAGGACGATCACGGCCGCTTGCTTCACGTGAACGACGGCGTCGCGGCGCTGGACGTCTGCCGCATGCTGGCCACGACGGCGCGCTGCAGCGAGCCGGAGAACTGGACCCTCATGGAGGTCCATCCTGCGCTCGGCCTGG AGAGGTGCCTGGAGGACCACGAGGCGGCGCTGGAGGTTCAGGCCGGCTGGGCCGTCAAGGGCGACGCGCGACTCGTCTTCTGCAAGAATTACGCCAAGTACGAGTTCTTCCGAAAACCGGCG CTTTTCTTTCCAGACGCCATGATCTCCGACAGCGCCGACGGCGGCAAGCGGATGACATCGCAACAGCTCGTGCag GACCTGGTCCAGTCGGGCTCGTGTCCGGAGATTCAAGGCTTCCTGCACGTGAAGGATTCGCCACGCAAGTCGTGGAAGCGCGCGTACTTCTTCCTGCGCCGTTCGGGTCTTTATTGCTCGTCCAAGGGCGTGTCCAAGGAACCGCGACATCTGCACTGCGTGGCCGACCTGCGCGACCTTCACGTCTACAACGTCGTCAACGCGCAAAAACTTTACACCGCGCCGCACCGCTTTTGCTTCGCCATCACG ccTTCAGGAAGTCCGGTCCGCCTTCACCACGTGAAGATGTTTTGCGCTGACAGCGAGCAGAGCCGAACGTGCTGGACGTCGGCCTTCCGATTGTTTAAG TATGGGAAGCAGCTCCAGTGCAACTTCCAACGGTCCAATTGGAACCGGCAGAGTTTGGACGCTACCAACCTGATGGACGGCAAA gccAAGTCGGAGGCCAGCCTGGTGGCCATGGACTTTTCCGGAAGTTCGGGCGGTCGAGTCATGGAGGACCCGAGCGAAGCCGAGTGGGAGGAGGGGCGAGTGTGGAGG CGTCGGGAAGTTCTTCGTTGCAGCCTGCCCAACTTGAGCTCGTCCTCGCGACCGGCCC CGCTGCACGCCGGCCAGCCGTGGTTCCACGGCGCCGTGTCCCGCATGCGAGCGCACAGGCTGATGGAGAGGCAGGGCCTCGTCGACGG ATGA
- the LOC144038149 gene encoding ADP-ribosylation factor 1-like, which produces MGNMFASAFKSLFGKKEMRILMVGLDAAGKTTILYKLKLGEIVTTIPTIGFNVETVEYKNISFTVWDVGGQDKIRPLWRHYFQNTQGLIFVVDSNDRERVNEAREELARMLSEDELRDAVLLVFANKQDLPNAMNAAEITDKLGLHSLRQRSWYIQATCATSGDGLYEGLDWLSNQLKNQK; this is translated from the exons ATGGGGAATATGTTTGCGAGCGCCTTTAAGAGCCTGTTTGGCAAGAAGGAGATGCGGATCCTAATGGTGGGCCTGGACGCCGCAGGGAAGACCACCATCCTTTACAAGCTCAAGCTCGGAGAAATTGTCACCACCATTCCCACCATCG GTTTCAACGTGGAGACGGTAGAATACAAGAACATCAGCTTCACCGTGTGGGACGTGGGTGGCCAGGACAAAATCCGCCCGCTGTGGCGCCACTACTtccagaacacccaag GCCTGATCTTCGTGGTGGACAGTAACGACCGGGAACGCGTCAACGAGGCTCGCGAGGAGCTGGCCCGGATGCTGTCGGAGGACGAGCTGCGAGACGCCGTCCTGCTGGTCTTTGCCAACAAACAG GACCTGCCCAACGCCATGAACGCGGCGGAGATCACGGACAAGCTGGGCCTGCACTCTTTGCGCCAGCGCAGCTGGTACATCCAGGCCACGTGCGCCACCAGCGGCGACGGCCTCTACGAGGGTCTCGACTGGCTCTCCAACCAGCTCAAGAACCAGAAATGA